A window of Zavarzinella sp. contains these coding sequences:
- the lysA gene encoding diaminopimelate decarboxylase: protein MDHFHYRERELFCEEVPVRAIAEEFGTPTFIYSQATLLHHLKQIQTAFAEVSPLICYSVKANGNIHLCRLLADHGAGFDVTSGGELYRALQAGGIGPKIVFAGVGKTDEEIRFALEKDVLLFDVESEQELHTLADVARSMGKTARAALRVNPDLPPKTHAKTDTSVKGVKFGLDIETVIDVARGVVGQPGLSVCGLHMHLGSPILSSTPYQEGMKKAIELVKAFQELGHPIEFLNMGGGFGIHYRKQEALPASAFAEAILPGVKQLGCKLVLEPGRFIAGNAGILVSRVVFTKESGGKSYIIQDAAMNDLIRPTLYDSFHRIWPVHPTEAVPERPEDFEVPIPNTHLQNVVGPVCESGDFLAKDRYLPAMQRGDLLATFSAGAYGMSMSSNYNSRRRAAEVLVTGDTYRLIRRRETYADLVAQEVDCNN, encoded by the coding sequence ATGGATCATTTTCATTATCGTGAGCGGGAATTGTTTTGTGAAGAAGTGCCGGTGCGGGCAATTGCCGAGGAATTTGGCACCCCTACGTTCATTTACAGCCAGGCCACGCTGTTGCACCACCTGAAACAGATCCAGACTGCCTTTGCAGAAGTCAGCCCACTGATCTGCTACAGCGTCAAAGCGAACGGCAACATCCACCTCTGTCGCCTGCTGGCGGATCATGGTGCGGGCTTCGACGTCACATCAGGTGGGGAACTGTACCGGGCACTGCAGGCAGGTGGGATTGGCCCAAAGATCGTGTTTGCTGGTGTGGGTAAAACAGACGAAGAAATCCGCTTCGCACTGGAAAAAGATGTCCTGTTATTCGATGTGGAAAGCGAGCAGGAACTGCACACCCTGGCCGATGTCGCCAGATCGATGGGGAAAACAGCCCGCGCTGCCCTGCGAGTAAACCCCGATCTGCCACCGAAGACCCATGCGAAGACCGATACATCGGTGAAAGGGGTAAAATTCGGCCTCGATATCGAAACAGTGATTGATGTTGCCCGTGGCGTGGTTGGTCAGCCCGGACTATCCGTCTGTGGGCTGCACATGCACCTGGGCTCTCCCATTCTCAGCAGCACCCCGTACCAGGAAGGGATGAAAAAAGCGATTGAACTGGTGAAAGCCTTTCAGGAACTGGGTCACCCGATTGAATTTTTGAACATGGGGGGCGGCTTTGGCATCCACTACCGGAAACAGGAAGCATTGCCCGCCAGTGCCTTTGCAGAAGCAATTCTGCCAGGGGTGAAACAGTTGGGCTGCAAACTGGTACTGGAACCAGGGCGGTTCATTGCTGGAAATGCGGGTATTCTGGTGAGTCGCGTGGTGTTTACCAAAGAATCGGGCGGCAAGAGCTACATCATCCAGGATGCAGCGATGAACGATCTGATTCGCCCCACCTTATATGATTCGTTCCACCGAATCTGGCCGGTCCATCCCACCGAAGCGGTGCCGGAACGACCGGAAGATTTTGAAGTCCCTATCCCGAACACCCACCTGCAGAACGTGGTGGGGCCGGTTTGTGAATCTGGGGACTTTTTAGCGAAAGATCGCTATTTGCCAGCCATGCAGCGTGGGGATCTCCTCGCCACTTTCAGTGCTGGCGCTTACGGCATGAGTATGAGTTCGAATTACAATTCCAGACGAAGAGCGGCAGAAGTGCTCGTTACAGGTGATACATATCGTCTGATCCGTCGTCGGGAAACATATGCAGACTTAGTTGCACAGGAAGTTGATTGCAACAATTAA
- a CDS encoding basic secretory protein-like protein: protein MRYSLICLVGCIASSICLAQPKTVEVPSKALGKPVSLIIEGEISEKIAPTVGNFVQVYYEAFPKLLKNFENPDRPAEHAVKLIFKRDMRVPAYCTGGTISISIEWIEKNPNDLGLLVHELTHVVQSYPRGAPGWLVEGIADYSRYKFSDEKNSGWKLPPLLGERNKYTDSYRVTARFLVWLDARHPGVVEKIHFNLQKREYKQEDFKTLTGRDLEVLWEECVRDLAKSNPKSK, encoded by the coding sequence ATGCGCTATTCCCTGATTTGTCTCGTTGGATGTATTGCCTCGAGTATCTGTCTCGCCCAGCCAAAAACGGTGGAGGTGCCATCGAAGGCACTTGGCAAGCCGGTATCATTGATTATTGAAGGGGAGATTTCTGAAAAAATTGCCCCCACCGTGGGCAATTTTGTGCAGGTTTATTATGAAGCGTTCCCAAAATTATTAAAAAACTTTGAGAATCCGGATCGCCCCGCAGAACATGCGGTGAAATTGATTTTCAAACGGGATATGCGGGTGCCCGCGTACTGCACCGGTGGCACAATCAGCATCAGCATTGAATGGATCGAAAAGAATCCCAACGACCTGGGCTTGCTGGTCCACGAATTGACGCACGTTGTGCAGTCGTATCCACGTGGGGCTCCCGGGTGGCTGGTCGAAGGAATCGCCGATTATTCACGCTATAAATTCAGCGACGAGAAGAATTCGGGCTGGAAGTTGCCCCCACTGTTGGGCGAGCGGAACAAATACACAGATAGTTATCGGGTGACCGCACGGTTTTTGGTGTGGCTGGACGCACGCCACCCGGGTGTGGTGGAAAAAATCCACTTCAATCTGCAGAAACGCGAATACAAACAGGAAGATTTTAAAACCCTGACAGGCCGCGATCTCGAAGTCCTGTGGGAGGAATGCGTGCGGGATCTGGCGAAAAGCAATCCAAAATCAAAGTAA